The stretch of DNA GCTACAATGTTGATTGCAATTGCAACCAAAAGCAACGTGAATCCAATTCCAATTAATGCAGGCAAATGCAACGACGCAGGAGATGCCTCGATGAACTCGTTTGCAATGATACTAGACATTGTTTGGCCCGGTTGGAACAAAGTCTGCGGAAACGCATTAGGGCCTGTCGCATTGCCGATCAGCATTGTTACTGCCATTGTCTCGCCCACTGCTCTGCCAAGACCCAGAATTGCTGCGCCAATCAAGCCAGTCTTTGCATAGGGAAAGATTGCCAGTCTGAACATTTCCCACTTTGTTGCGCCAAGCATGTAGGCAGCCTCTTTTTGCATGTGGGGAACTGCGATCATTATTTCCCTAGAAACTGCAGAGATGGTTGGTATGATCATTATTGCCAAAATTATGCTTGCACTAAAGATGTCTAGGCCAAACGGAGCAGATGAAAAAAGCCAGATAGTTTGTCCAAATGTATCATAGAGCGGATACTCTATGTTGTATAGTAAGAAATCTCGAAAAACTAGCAGGCCCCAAAATCCATAGATAATGCTTGGAACTGCCGCCAGCAGATCAATTACTATTGCAAGTGGATTTGCGATGAATTTTGGAGCCTGGGAAATGAACATGGCAATTCCTATGCTAATTGGAACGCCCATTGCCATTGCAAGGCCTGCTGTAGCCAGTGTTCCTGCAATGTACGGAGCAGCTCCGAAGGCCTCTCTGCCCTCAACTGCATTCCATTCCGAGCCAGTTATGAAGCCCAGGCCCTCGTGTTCCCAAACAAGATGAGACTCTGAGTACAGCTGAAACACAATCAATACAATTATGGCAAGAACATAGACTCCAGCAACTGTTGCTGTAATTTTAAAAATTTTATCGGCAGAAATTCTTGATTTTTTGTTTGTCAGCAACAATTATGACTTGATTTGTTGTTGCTTTATCCGAGATCCACATATTCTACTGAGTCACTATAGTTCTATATTGATCAATATATTATAAAGACCAAAACGGTATTTACTTACTTTATTTCTGTTAATCATTGCAGTCTCTGGAAGACACTAAACAGACACGCCGAATACAGATCAGTGGCGGCTCCACATACACAATTTCATTGCCAAAAAAATGGATTGACGAGCTTGGAATCAAAAACGGCGATAACATGACCATTATAAAAAACGCAAACCGATCCATGACACTATTTCCTGGACTTGGCAGTGAAAAGCCAGCAAAAAAAGTAACACTTGCCATAAGCCAAAAGGACTCTGAAGAATCAATTAGGCGTAGAGTCATTGCGTTGTATCTAGGCGGATACAAGACAATTCAGATCAGCTCCAAAGGAGTAAAGATTCCTCCGGAATATTCTAGACTGATAAAAGATCTTGTGCGTAAGTCCATGATTGGCACCGAAATTGTCGAGTCAGATTCCGAGTCAATCACAATTCAAATTTTGACCAGGCTGCCAGAGCTGACATTTGATGTGGCGTTAAGAAGAATGTATCTGATGACTGCCAACATGCATCGGGAGGCAATGGATGCGCTCAAAAAATTTGATGTGAAATACGCTGAAGAAGTGGTGAAAATGGATGACGAGGTGGACAGGTTCGGCCTATACATGATGCGGACTCTTATCATGGCAATACAAAATTCCAGCATGATGTATGATGTCGGCCTCGAACAGCCATCAGACTGCCTTAACTATAGAACTGTAATCTCCAGAATAGAAAGAATTGCTGATCATGCAGCGCTAATTGCAAAGAGAATAAAATTCCTAAAAGAGCCATTGGAGCCTAAATTACTAAAGGAATTAGAGTCACTGAGCAATGACGCAATTGCATGCTTTGAGAATTCAATTTCCGCTCTGACAAAAAAAGACCACGTTCTGGCAGAAAAAGTAGCAGTAAACATCTTTCAAGTCGTAGAAAAAGAAAAAGAACTAATGTATGGAATGAAGGAGTTCAAAAATTCCACCATAGTCAAATTCACACTAGAAGACATCAGAAGGACTGCGGAGTACTCTAGCGATATAATAGAGACTGTAGTTAATGAAACC from Candidatus Nitrosotenuis aquarius encodes:
- the pstC gene encoding phosphate ABC transporter permease subunit PstC, coding for MLLTNKKSRISADKIFKITATVAGVYVLAIIVLIVFQLYSESHLVWEHEGLGFITGSEWNAVEGREAFGAAPYIAGTLATAGLAMAMGVPISIGIAMFISQAPKFIANPLAIVIDLLAAVPSIIYGFWGLLVFRDFLLYNIEYPLYDTFGQTIWLFSSAPFGLDIFSASIILAIMIIPTISAVSREIMIAVPHMQKEAAYMLGATKWEMFRLAIFPYAKTGLIGAAILGLGRAVGETMAVTMLIGNATGPNAFPQTLFQPGQTMSSIIANEFIEASPASLHLPALIGIGFTLLLVAIAINIVAHLLVSRMLKVKEGVINT
- a CDS encoding phosphate signaling complex PhoU family protein, giving the protein MQSLEDTKQTRRIQISGGSTYTISLPKKWIDELGIKNGDNMTIIKNANRSMTLFPGLGSEKPAKKVTLAISQKDSEESIRRRVIALYLGGYKTIQISSKGVKIPPEYSRLIKDLVRKSMIGTEIVESDSESITIQILTRLPELTFDVALRRMYLMTANMHREAMDALKKFDVKYAEEVVKMDDEVDRFGLYMMRTLIMAIQNSSMMYDVGLEQPSDCLNYRTVISRIERIADHAALIAKRIKFLKEPLEPKLLKELESLSNDAIACFENSISALTKKDHVLAEKVAVNIFQVVEKEKELMYGMKEFKNSTIVKFTLEDIRRTAEYSSDIIETVVNETIRDVVSEK